One Trichormus variabilis 0441 genomic window, GTGAAGACTTGAATAAACTTCAAGAAGAGTGTATTGAAGCGATTTTGTGCTGCACTGGGTTCAAGTTCTGTAACTTGACGTTGCTGACCAATGATTGATTGCAGTTCGGGGATAACATCGATAATTACCTGACCTTGTTCTCCCAATGCGGCTAAAATCCGTGTTTTCCAGTCTTGAATTTGAGTATTGGCTTCACCCAATAATTGTCCCATCAAATCCTGAAATGATTGGACGATCGCAGATAAAGGGATATTCCGTTGGAATTGGTCATATTTACCCTTAATGAAATACCCGCTTTGTTTAACAATTGGTTTGTGGATTTCGTTAACAATTGCAGTTTTCCCGATACCAGAGAACCCCGCAACTAATATCATTTCCCTATGTCCTTGGGATACTCTCTCAAAAGTGGCGAGTAATTGTTGAACTTCTGCTTGGCGACCATACAGTTTTTCTGGGATAATGAAGCGATCGCAAATATCCCTCCTCCCCAACTCAAAAGCGCTAATTTCTCCTTGGGTTTTCCATTGTCGCCAGCAAGTTTCCAAATCATGTTTTAACCCCAAAGCACTTTGGTATCTGTCTTCAGCATTTTTAGCCATCAGCTTGAAGACAATGTTAGACACAGCTAAAGGAATAGTAAAATTAATTTCGTGGACTTGTGGCGGATGTTTGGCAATATGACAGTGGAGTAACTTCATGGGCTCATCACAGCAAAAAGGTAACTGTCCTGTGAGGAGTTCAAAAAAAGTCACCCCAAGAGAGTAAAAATCACTGCGATAGTCAATTCCCCGGTTCATGCGTCCCGTTTGTTCTGGTGAAAGGTAAGCCAGGGTTCCTTCCAAAACGTTAGGACTAGTTAGAGTTTGGGTTTCTCTGGGAAGAAGGGATGCAATCCCAAAGTCAATTAATCTGATTTCTTTAGTTATTGGATTAATCAGGATGTTGCTGGGTTTAATATCTTTGTGAATTACCCGGCTCCGATACAGTCCATCTAAGATGGTGACAATTTGAATAGCTATATGAAAAAACTCATCTAAAGATATTTCGCTATTCTGGTTTGACCAATCTTTGAGAGAAATTCCCCCAAAATCTTCCATTACTAGAGCATAACTATTTTCATAATTTTCTAGACTATAAGTTTGAATGATTCCAGGAATATGGAGATTTTTAGTAATAGTATATTGATTACGAAATTGTACCAATTCACTAAAGCTAGGATATTCATACCGTAATATTTTAAGAACTATTGGCTTTTGATCTTCTTCCCTAATCCCTCGATAAATTAGGGTTCTTGTCCCAGCGTAAATTTGCGTCAAATTTTGATAGCCAACTAACCTAAGCATAGTAACTTGATATATAGATACTTTTTGAGACTAGGGCTAGTTTTGCATTTTTGCAGGAGTATTTAAACGTAATTTTTTGCCTTTAACAAAAACTTTAACACTTATGTATAATTTAATTATAAGTTTTTCCGTAATTACTCGTATATTATTGATGCACAAAAATTTGTTATTGAAATTAAATTGAAGTATATAAGGGCATAAAAGTATAGGAATGTAAGCACTTTACGGTTTTATATCCTCACACCCCCGTACTTTGATACCTGAATTTACTGATTTTCCAGTCCCAAGTCTCTTATGCCTTATTGTGGTACCATTCGTACCATTCTTTCGCACTACGCACAGCAAACCAAAGCAGGATTAAAGCGATGACTCCGCCTTGCCAAGGAGCATCAAAAGCAAACAGTACTAGAGCTACACACAAAGTATCTTGCAAAAAAACAGCCCACAGTGGCAAACCACGCAAGCGATAAAACCAACCTACTTGAACTAATTGCAGGACTAAAGCCAGTGAACTTCCTATAGTAATAATTAGCCAATTTGGGGTTGCTGTTGCTGAAACTACGGCTAAACCCATAATTGCTCCTGCAAGGGGAGATAATAATAACTGAATAACTTGTAAAATCCTTTGTCCCCATAATTTTTTAGAGGCAAATAATTCTACTAATGAGTAAGTGATTAAACAGCCTAATAGAACTGGCGAAGAAATACGAGATAAAATCGGAATATGCGACCAAAAGTTACTCCCCTGCAACAATCCAATAATCAATAAAGGTACGCCTATTCTGATTCCTGCCGCCGCAGAAGCAGAAAGTGTTGCTAGGATTTCAATCATGAGATAAACTCAGGAAATTAACAAATAAGTGGGTATTTATTATTGAGATTACCCACAATGTTGAATAATTCCCGCAGCAATCTGAAATTACTTAATTATTGCTTAATACTTTGGTGTTGCACATTCACGGGAGAATTGTGCTAGGTAAGGTACAACCTTGATAGTGGACTGACACAGCTAAAGTAGTGCATTAGATGTAGGTTGGGTTAAGCAAAGCGCAACCCAACATTGATCTCGAAAACTCAACATAGATTCCTGGTGTTGGGTTTCCTTACGTCAAACGCCACTCGCCCCAA contains:
- a CDS encoding DUF4126 domain-containing protein, whose amino-acid sequence is MIEILATLSASAAAGIRIGVPLLIIGLLQGSNFWSHIPILSRISSPVLLGCLITYSLVELFASKKLWGQRILQVIQLLLSPLAGAIMGLAVVSATATPNWLIITIGSSLALVLQLVQVGWFYRLRGLPLWAVFLQDTLCVALVLFAFDAPWQGGVIALILLWFAVRSAKEWYEWYHNKA